A single genomic interval of Lathyrus oleraceus cultivar Zhongwan6 chromosome 7, CAAS_Psat_ZW6_1.0, whole genome shotgun sequence harbors:
- the LOC127102928 gene encoding uncharacterized protein LOC127102928, translated as MEHRMRNTNKYTFKSPDLTELKKLGFMMVSREDIRARYGRLVGILKTKVEDGVLNTLVQSYDPLYRCFTFPDYQLMPTLEEYSYWFGLPVSDKLPFSGSEKTLTPVAIAKALHLETSIVKANFITKGWILGLTSRFLMEKAFVFAEVDNRDAFEAIFALLIYGIMLFLNIDNFVDVNVVRIFLISNPLPILLGYTYHSIHHKTKKGGGTILCCAPLPYKWFISHLAGSRLFRENPQKLRWSQRFMSIDQGNIHWYDPSYDIGVIIDSCDEFPNAYLLGVHGGIIYNPILAIRHLGYPMEDKPDNLLLSGFFYLNKEESSGFKDRIIHAWSNIHKKGKGRLGRENYVAFEPYTQWVCARASELEMPCAPENPSFPYAIT; from the coding sequence ATGGAACATAGAATGAGGAATACCAATAAATACACTTTCAAAAGTCCTGACTTAACAGAGTTGAAGAAGCTTGGTTTTATGATGGTTAGTCGAGAGGATATCAGAGCTCGGTATGGAAGACTTGTGGGTATcttgaagaccaaggttgaagatggAGTTCTCAACACCCTGGTACAGTCTTATGATCCACTCTACCGTTGTTTCACATTTCCAGACTACCAGCTTATGCCTACTCTAGAAGAATACTCTTATTGGTTTGGTTTGCCAGTCTCTGACAAATTACCATTCAGTGGTTCAGAGAAGACCCTTACACCAGTAGCTATTGCAAAAGCACTTCATCTAGAAACGTCTATCGTGAAGGCCAACTTCATTACAAAAGGATGGATTCTAGGTCTAACCTCTAGATTCCTGATGGAGAAAGCCTTTGTCTTTGCAGAAGTAGATAATAGAGATGCCTTTGAAGCAATCTTTGCTCTACTCATTTATGGAATTATGCTCTTCCTAAACATTGATAACTTTGTGGATGTTAACGTTGTACGAATCTTCTTAATTAGTAACCCATTACCCATATTACTTGGATATACCTACCATTCTATCCATCACAAGACTAAGAAAGGTGGTGGAACCATTCTTTGTTGTGCACCTCTCCcatataagtggtttatttctcacttagCCGGATCCAGGCTCTTCAGGGAGAATCCACAAAAGCTCAGATGGTCTCAGAGGTTCATGTCCATTGATCAAGGGAATATACATTGGTATGACCCATCATATGATATTGGAGTAATTATTGACAGTTGTGATGAATTTCCTAATGCATATCTCCTTGGTGTACATGGGGGAATTATCTACAACCCCATCCTTGCCATACGCCATTTAGGATATCCTATGGAAGATAAACCCGATAACCTTCTGTTGTCAGGTTTCTTTTACCTCAACAAAGAAGAGAGTTCCGGTTTTAAGGATAGAATCATACATGCTTGGAGCAACATTCACAAGAAAGGAAAAGGCCGATTAGGAAGAGAGAATTATGTTGCTTTTGAGCCCTACACCCAATGGGTTTGTGCTAGAGCCAGTGAACTTGAGATGCCCTGTGCTCCTGAGAATCCCTCATTCCCCTATGCTATAACATAA